CCGAACGCGCTGTCGCCTTCGATCGCGACAACCGGTTTGCCGCTCGTCACCGCCGCGCCGATCGCGAAGCCCATGCCGATGCCCATGATTCCCCACGTGCCGGAATCGAAGCGTTTGCGCGGCTCGTACATATCGATGATGCTGCGCGCGTAGTCGAGCGTGTTCGCGCCTTCGTTGACGACGTTGATGTCCGGACGCGTCTTCAGCACGTCGCGGATTGCGCGCAATGCGCTGTGGAAATTCATCGGCGACGGGTTCTTGTCGAGCGTGGCGGCCATCTTGGCGAGGTTCTTGTTCTTGCGCTCCGCGATTGCGCCGATCCACTCGGCGCCCGGTTTTGCGTAGCTCGCATCGAGGCCCGCACGCAGTGCCGCGACGCACGAACCGATATCGCCGATCACCGGCGCGGCAATCGCGACGTTGCTGTCGATTTCGGTCGGCGAAATGTCGACCTGGACGAACTTCTTCGGCTCCGCACCCCACGTTTTGCCCTTGCCGTGCGAGAGCAGCCAGTTCAGACGCGCGCCGATCAACACGACGGCGTCGGCTTCCTGCAGGACGAACGAGCGTGCCGCCGACGCCGATTGCTCGTGCGTATCGGGCAACAGGCCCTTGGCCATCGACATCGGCAGATACGGAATGCCGCTTTGTTCGACGAACGCGCGAATCTCCGCGTCGGCCTGCGCGTAGGCCGCGCCCTTGCCGAGCAGGATCAGCGGACGCTTCGCGCTCTTCAGGACATCGATCGCACGCTTGACCGAGTCTGGCGCCGGCAATTGACGCGGCGCGGCGTCGACCACCTTGACCAGCGACTGTTGCGCCTTCACGGCGTCCAGCGTTTGCGCGAGCAGCTTGGCCGGCAAGTCCAGATACACGCCGCCTGGGCGGCCCGACACCGCGGCGCGAATCGCACGCGCCACGCCGATGCCGATGTCTTCCGCATGCAGCACGCGATACGCGGCCTTTGCATACGGCCTGGCGGCATTCAGTTGATCCATTTCTTCGTAATCGCCCTGCTGCAGGTCGACGATCTCACGCTCGCTCGAACCGCTGATCAGGATCATCGGGAAGCAGTTGGTGGTCGCGTTGGCGAGCGCCGTCAGGCCGTTCAGAAAGCCCGGCGCCGACACCGTCAGGCAGATGCCCGGCTTCTGCGTCATGAAACCGCTAATGGCTGCCGCATTGCCCGCGTGCTGCTCATGACGAAAGCCGATGAAACGCATTCCTTCCGCCTGCGCGAGCCGCGCGAGGTCGGTGATCGGGATGCCGACCAGACCAAAGATGGTGTCGATGTCGTTCAGTTTCAGCGCGTCGATGACGAGATGGAATCCGTCGGTCGTCTCGGCTGTCTGTTGCTGCGGGGTGTCTCCTGCTGTTTGCCGGTCGGCTTCTGCCATGATGTCTCTCCTTGGTCGCGGGACGTTATGGGGTGCTTCGTGAGTTGTGCGCTCACGTTGTGGTTTATTCAGGTGAGCCGCCGGACGACGGCTGCAGGCGCGCTTCAGCGATGATCACGCTGGCCCTCGCGCCCGAGTTTTCGATCCAGCGCTTTCTCATGGGGGCGAGAACGAATTTGGCGGAGACGGCTGCCGCGATCGAGATCACCGCCGCCGAGATGAACACGGTGCTCCACCCGCCGTTGGCCGACAGCACGGATGCGATCGGCACCAGCATCGACGCGGTCCCTTTCGCGGTATACAGCGTGCCGGCATTGGCCGCGGCATACTTGCTGCCGAACGTGTCCGCACAGGTCGCCGGAAAGATCGAGAAGATTTCGCCCCAGCACAGGAACACGGCGGCGGCGAAGAACATGAATGCGTAGGGGTTGTGGCCAAACTGCATGAGCCCCAGCAGTGCGACGCCTTCGCCGAGAAAGATCATGAACATCGTGTTTTCGCGGCCGATTCTGTCCGACAGGAAACCGCACAACGGACGCGTGAAGCCGTTGCACAGATTGTCGATCGACAGCGTCATCGTGAGCAGCGGCAGCGTGATGCCCATCAGGTTGACCGGCAGCTTCGCAAAGCCGAATTCCTTCGCGATCGGCCCAAGCTGGGCCGTGGCGATAATGCCGCCGGCGGCGACGAACACGAACATCAGATACAGCACCCAGAAGAGCGGCGAGCGGATCATCTCGCCGGGCGTGTAGTCGATCTTGCTGGCGACCACGCGTTTGGCCGCGACTGCGAATGCGGGTGGATTGGGCCGTACCAGCATGGTGGCGAGCAGCAGAATGCAGACACCCTGGAAAATGCCGAAGAACATGAACGTGTGCTCGTAACCCGAGCGCTGGATCATGTTGGCGATCGGAATCACGGTGACGGCCGCGCCGGCGCCGAAACCCGCCGCGGTCAAGCCGGCTGCGAGACCGCGTTTGTCCGGAAACCATTTGAGCGCCGTGCCGACGCAGGTGCCGTACACGCAACCCGCGCCGATTCCGGCGATCACGGCCGCGACGTAGAGCTCGACGAGACTGCTCGCATGCGCGTCGATGATCCAGCCGAGCGCCGCGCATACCGAACCGCCGATCACAACCGGGCGCGGCCCGAACTTGTCGACGAGCCATCCTTCGATCGGCACGAGCCAGGTTTCGGTGACGATGAAGACCGTGAATGCGGTCTGGATTGCTGCCTGGCCCCAGTGATGGGCGTTGTCCATCGGTACGACAAACAGTGTCCACGCATACTGCAGATTCGCGACGAGCCCCATGCATACGATGCCGATCGCTAGCTGTATCCAGCGGTTTTGCCGGAACGGCGTACTGCCTGTCCCGGATGCGTTGGAATGTCCCATGTCCTTCGTCTCCTGTATATTCCGTCGCGCTCGTGCGGCGCGTTGGACCTACGTGATCGAATCGCTTCATCGCCGATTTGTCTGCGGGCAATCAAGCGCCAGTGGTCGGCCAGAGGGAATTGCACTGACGAAACCCTTGCCCGTCGATCTCACAACAACCGGGTAAAAGGCGTTTCGCGTGGAGCGCGTCTGAGGGATGCTGCGCGCGAACAGCGATAAGTAATAGTTAAAACATTTTATGGTTTGCATTAAGCATGCTGAATGGTCAGACGTGCCGTGTCTGACCGTGCGGTCGTGAGCAATGCGATGCTGTGCCGGCGGGCGGGTGCGTGGTGCAGCGGAAGAACAGGCGCTAGCCTCCCGTCGCGCTTACGTTCGGGGAAATTTCGATCAACGAGGATTTGGAGCGAACTGCGGAGACGATCTGCGTCGACACGAAGCTGCTGTTGCGCAGTTGGCCGAACGGGGGCGTATTGAGGGCGACTCTTTCAGTCATCCTGGCTTCGTCGATCTTGCCGACAGAGCAATGGACGTATAAACAAAAAACTATAGTTTTTCGAAAAAACTTTAACTGTTGCTTATCTAACTGCGCGCCTATTCTGGGTCATGCCAATTTGCCTGAAGGAGGCGACCATGAACACGTCCCAGTTCTACGCTCGCGACAGCGCGCATGATGCGGAAGTAGAGGCGCAACTGTGCGCCTATAACAGCGCTTTCGAGGAACTCGGCCTGCGCTTTCGTTGGGATGTGCGCACGCTGGCGTTGCTCGCCACGATCGACGGTGAAGAGGCGCAGATTGCCGCGTACATCGAAGCGCACCATCCGCACCTGCTGAAAGCCTATAGCGTCGGGTTCTTGAGCCAGGCCATTCTCGAGAGGAAAAAGGCGCGCTATCCGGCGTGCGTATCGATGCGCGTGGAAAGCGCGCCGCATCCGACCCCCGTGGTTCGTCAGCCCCAGATGAGCAGCTGGCGCGAGCGCGTGTCGTACGAGGTGGAGCTGCCGTCGCTGGTGGGGGCGTAGACCGCTTACGCCACGTGTTTCAAGAAGTCCCGCAAGCGTTGCGTGGGCGGATTGTCGATGAGCATCGCCGGGTCGCCGTCTTCCGCGATTCCGCCGTTGTCCATGAACAGCAGGCGTGTGCCCACCCGCTTCGCGAAGCCGATCTCGTGCGTCACCACGATCATCGTCATGCCTTCCATCGCGAGGTCTTGCATGACCTTGAGGACTTCGTGGCGAAGTTCGGGATCGAGCGCGGACGTCGGCTCGTCGAACAGCATCAGCTTCGGTTTGATCGCCAACGCACGGGCGATGGCCACGCGCTGCTGCTGTCCGCCGGACAACTCCGACGGATAGTGATTGGCCCGCGATTCGAGACCGACCTTGTCGAGTAGCGCCATCGCCTGATCGCGCGCTTCGGCGCGCGTTGCGCCGCGGACCTCGATGGGGCCGAACATGACGTTTTCGAGCGCGGTCATCTGCGGAAACAGGTTGAACTGCTGAAACACCATGCCGGCTTCGAGGCGAATGCCGCGGATGTCCGACGCATTGCCTTTGACGCTCAAGCCATCGACAAGCAATTCGCCGCCGCTGATTTTTTCGAGCGCGTTGATGCAACGCAGCAGGGTGGATTTGCCCGAACCCGAAGGTCCGACGATCACCACCACCTCGCCGTTCTCGATACGAAGATCGATGTTCTTGAGCACGGGCACGTGGCCGAAGCTCTTCGAGACGCTTTGGAATTCGACCATGCTCATAGTATCCGCATCCTTCTTTCAACGAGACGCAACGACAGCGTCATCACACCGGTGAGGACCAGATAGATCACTGCGACGGCCGACCAGATTTCAACCGCGCGAAAATTTCCGGCAATGATTTCCTGGCCCTGGCGCGTCAGTTCGCCCACCCCGATGACGATGAACAGCGACGTATCCTTCAGACTCACGATGCACTGATTGCCCAGCGGCGGAATCAGCCGGCGGAACGCCAGCGGCCCGACGATTTTCAGCAGCACGCGCGGCATCGACAATCCCATTGCGAGGCCGGCTTCCATCAAGCCCTTCGGAATGGACAGCAAGGCGCCGCGCACGACCTCGGCAAGGTACGCACCCGAGTTCACGGTGATCGCGATGATGGCGGCGGTAAGCCCGTCGATCCTGATGTGCGCGAGCAGAGGCAGCGCGAAGTAAAGGAACATCACCTGAACCACAATCGGCGTGCCGCGAATGAGTTCAATGTAGACCTGCGCGATGACGTTCAGCGCGAGGGGACCGTATGCGCGGAACATGCCGGCGATGACGCCGACGGTAAATCCGCCGGCCAGTCCCACGAACGCGATGAACACCGTCAATTTCACGCCGGCCATCAAGTCTGGAAGTGCAGTCCAGATAACTGACCAATCGAATTCCACACACCGCTCCTGGTTGAGTCGTCTCTCGCGCAGCGGGCCTCGCTGCGCGTCCTGCCGATGACGATTACGACTTGGGCGGCTCCGAACCGAACCACTTCTTGTACAGCGTCGCGTAGCGGCCGTCGGCCTTCATCTTGGTCAACTCTTCATTGACCTTCGCGACCAGCGGGCTGCCCTTCGGGAAACCGATACCGTATTTGTCGCCCGTGACCGGCGTGCCGGCGACCTGCACCTTGCCTTTGCCCGCGGTGCTGACGAAATAGAGCACATTCGGCGTGTCGTGCATGGCGGCGTCCACGCGGCCCGCCTCCAGCGCGAGATAGGCCTGGTCGATGTTCGGGAACTGGCGGATCTCCTTAGGCTTCAGGTGCGCCTTGATCCAGTCGATGGTGGCCGTGCCGGTTTTGGCGGCGATGACCTTGCCATTCAGGTCGTCGATGGATTTGATGCTGGTGTTGCCGGTTTGCACCATCGCGGCGAGGCCGCTGTCATAGTACGGGTCGGAGAAATCGATCGCCTTCTTGCGTTCTTCCTTGATCGTCATGCCCGAGAGCGCGACGTCGATGTTCTGCGTTTGCAGGGCCGGGATCAGCCCGCTGAAATCCATCGGCTGAATCTTGTATTTCCAGCCCTGATCTTTCGCGATCTCCGCCCACAGGTCGAGATCGAAGCCGACGTACTTGTCGCCCTGCTTGAATTCGAAGGGCATGAACGAGGTGTCGGTGCCGACAACGAGTTCTTTGGTGTCGGCGTGGGCGAAGGTTGTGCCGAGCATGGCGACAGCAACCATAGACATGAGGAAGGAGCGACGTCCCATAATTTCTCCGCGGTGGTGGGCAATGCCCCTGACAGAGTCAAGGGACGGCTGACGGACACCGGGCGGCGTCGCAACATGCGATGCACAGCCCGTCTATGCGACAACATGTGTTGTCAAGACGGATACTACGACAACAAAAAGTTTGGCAACAGCTATTTTCGTTGATGAAAACCCTGAATCGACAACGTTTGTTGTTTCCTGTTTGCCGTGTCGATCCGGGCGTTGCGTCAAATCCCCGTGTCAGGCAGCGCCCGGCATGCCGGGCGCGAGGCGCATTAGCGATCCACGCGCTGCTGCAGATGGGCCGGGTAGCGGTCGCCGACCACCTTGATCGCTTGGAGGGCGGCTTCGATGGCGGACGAATCGTCAGCCGACAGTTCGACGGCCGCGGCACCGACGTTCTCTGTCAGCCGATGCAGCTTGGTGGTGCCCGGAATCGGCACGATCCACGGCTTCTGCGCCAGCAACCAGGCCAGGGCGATCTGTGCGCGGGTGGCGCCTTTGCCGTCGGCGATCCGGCCCAGCACCTCGACGAGACCCGCATTGGCCTTGCGGTTTTCTTCCGAGAAGCGCGGCACGATATTGCGGAAATCGGTTTTGTCGAACGCGGTGTTCGCGTCGATCGCGCCGGTGAGGAAACCCTTGCCGAGCGGGCTGAACGGCACGAAGCCGATGCCCAGTTCCGCAAGCGTCGGGAGCACCGATTCTTCCGGCTCGCGCCACCACATCGAATACTCGCTCTGCAGGGCCGCCACGGGCTGCACCGCGTGGGCGCGCCGGATCGACTTCGCGCCCGCTTCGGAGAGACCGAAGTGCTTGACCTTGCCTTGCTGGATCAGCTCCTTGACCGCGCCGGCGACGTCTTCGATCGGCACGTTCGGGTCGACGCGGTGCTGATAGAACAGGTCGATGCGATCGGTTTTCAGACGCTTCAGCGAGGCTTCGGCGACCGCGCGAATGCGCTCGGGCCGGCTGTCCAGGCCCTGGCTCACGTCGCCGTCCTTGAAACCGAACTTGGTGGCGATCACCACCTGATCGCGAAACGGCGCGAGCGCCTCGCCGACGAGTTCCTCGTTAAAGAACGGTCCATAGGCTTCGGCGGTGTCGAAGAACGTCACGCCCTGTTCGACAGCGGCCCGGATCAGTTTGATACCTTCGGACTTTTCGGTCGCGGGGCCATAGCCATAGCTCAAACCCATGCAGCCGAGGCCGATCGCCGATACGTCGAGACCGCTGTTTCCAAGCTTGCGATGTTGCATGTCCATGCTCCTTTCGTGCGTGATCGATTGTGGTCGATGAATGCCAACGATCTTATGATGTTGTGCGTGGCTCAACAATCTGGCTAAAATTGCACAAGGCATTGAGGAAAATTCATCTATGGCGCGCGCCGGGCTGTCCGAGCTAACCGCATTCGTCGCCATCGCCGACCAGCGAAGTTTCCGCGCGGCGGCGCGCATATTGGGGGTTTCGCCCTCGGCGCTGAGCCATTCGATGCGGGGTCTGGAGGCGCGGCTGGCCGTGCGGCTGCTGAACCGCACGACGCGATCCGTCGCGCTCACCGAGGCGGGCGAGCAGCTCCTGCGGCGGGTGCGGCCCGCCATCGCGGATCTGGAAGAGGCAGTGAATCAGGTCGCGTCGGAACACGACCGGCCGTCGGGCTCGATCCGGATCAGTGCGTCGGAGGCGTCGGCGAGGCCGCTGATCCGCCATGTGCTGCCTGACTTCCTGACGGCGTATCCGGACATTCACGTCGAATTCGTCGTGGACACGCGGCTCGTGGACATCGTGGCCGATGGTTTCGATGCGGGCATACGCGTCTATAACGACGTGCCGCGCGATATGATCGCCGTCCGGTTCGGGGGCGACATGCGTTTCGCCGCGGTGGCCTCGCCGGACTATCTTGCGCATCATGTGCCGCCGAAAGCGCCGCACGATCTGATGCAGCACCGCTGCATCCGCTTCCGCTTCGATAGCGGCGCGCTTTACCGGTGGGATCTCGAATATCGAGGCAAGAGCGCCAGCATCGATGTTGCTGGACCGATGACGCTCGGCAATCTCAACCTGATGATCGAGGCCGCCCTGGCCGGAATCGGCATTGCCTGGGTTCCGGAGGATCATGTATCGGAGCACCTGGAGTCGGGCCGGCTGATCCATGTGCTGCCTGAATGGAGTCCGACCTTTCCCGGCCTGTCCTTGTATTACCCCGCAAACCGCCATCCGCCGACCGCGCTGAGATTGTTCGCGCAAGCGGTGCGCGACTGGGCGAGCAGGGGGTAAGCCGGCGGGGCTTCAGCAGGCTTGTCGTCCGGGGCCTTTGATTTCTGTTTCGTCATGACTGCCCGCCTCAACGACTCGGCTCACGCATTCGTGGCGCTTACTCGTTCGCAGTCTCGACGGGACGCTCGGCGCCTCGCGCGGGCCGGCGTACGACTCGCACCTTCCCGCTGTTTCCGCCGCCGCAGAAGAACTGATCGCCACCATCGGCTTCGAGCCCCGACACGATCAGGCCGGGCGGCATTTCCAGGCTCTCCAGCACTTCTCCCGTACCCGGATCGACGCGTCGCAACTCGCTCGCGTCATCTTCCCAGGTGCCGTGCCAGAGCTCTCCATCGCTCCAGGTGACCCCGGTGACGAAGCGGTTGGACTCGATGGTGCGCAGAATCGCCCCGGTTTGGGGATCGATCTGATGGATCTTCCGGTCGCGATAGCGCCCCACCCACAGCGTCCCCTCGGCCCACGCAAGCCCTGAGTCGCCGCCACCGCCGGGCGCCGGGATCGTACCCAGCACGCGGCCGGTATCCGGATCGATCTTCTGGATAAGGTCATTGGCGATCTGATACAGGTGCTGGCCGTCGAAGGCCGTTCCTGCCTGCGCCGCGACGTCGAACGAGCGCAGCGTTTCTCCGCTCGCCGGATCGAAGGCGTTCAGCTTGTCTCCGGCAGCAATCCAGACGCGCTGGCCGTCGTACGTGACTCCGCCCACATTGTTGACACCCGGAAAGGGCCCGTATTCACGCTCGATTTTGGCGGCTGATTTATTCATGTTTCGATCCTAATCACTCGGTTAGGGGAGCGGGGAGTAACAAAGTCGTCGTGAATCCGGGTAGGGGCGGCGTCATCCAGCGTCGCGCCCGCCCGCGGCCGAACGACTGCACCTTGCCGGCTGCCGCCAGCGAGTCGAGCGCCCGCTGCATGGTGCGCTGGCTGGCGTCCAACGCGATTGCGAGCGCCGAGCTCGACCACGACTCGCCGTCGGCGAGGAAGGCGAGCACCATCGCATGCGGTTCTTCAACCGGCCGCGCGAGCACGACGACCTCGCGCGCGCCGTGCGGCACCAGCGCGAAGCCGCGCTTCGTCGCGCTCACGCCGGCCAGCGGCCCAAGCAACGCGCGCAGCCGTCCCATTTCGACGCGCAGCCGCGCGCGATGCGATTCATCGGCGTGCTTCGTCCGGAATGCCCGTGCGATGAGTGTGTCCCTCGATACGTCGTCGGGCCACGCTTCGGCCAATGCGCGGGCGAGCGAGAACAACACGGGACGCCTCGCGAGCGGGACCACGATGTTTGCTTCACGTACGACATAACGGCACGCGTCCACGACGAGCGCCTTCGACGCCAGTAGCGCTTCAACCTCCTCAAGCAGGAGCAGCCGCTCTTCGCCCTGTGCAATCAGACGGGCCGCGGGTGTGTCCAGCAAAAGGCGTGCGCTTTCGACCTCCGCCGTCAGCGACGGGATGCCGGCGTGACGCGCGGCGCGCTCAGCGCCCGCGAGGGCAGCACGCGCTGCGTTGGTCTGGAGACGGCGCAGTGCGATCCCCGCGACGACCAGCTCGTGCGCGGCGCGCAAGGCGGGCGGGAAGGGCGCGGGATCGAGTTGGGCGAGCAGGCGCTCGGCCTCGTCGAGGCGCCCGATCAGGAGGAGGCGCCGGACGTCGAGATACCGCGCATGCGCGGCGTTCAACCGGTCGCCGTGAGCTTCGAGCGTCGCCCGCGCGGCGTCGAGCGCCTTCGCAGGCCAGGTGAGATCGCGCGAGGCGAGCGCGATTTCGGCCTCGGCGACCACGCACCTCGCGCGGGCCACAGGCTCTTTCGGACCGAAGGCGCGTGCCGCGCTGCGCACCAGCGCTTTCGCCCGAACGAGATCGCCGAGCTGCGCCATCGCGATGCCCCGCAGCGCGAGCGCCGGCGCGTCGTCGCGCAAGGCGACCCGGTTCAGCGCGCCGAGCGGGTCGCCGGCGGCGAGCGCCCGCGCCGCAGCCGTCACTAGCGAGTCCATGGTCGATTCGAATCCCGCCACACTTGTCACTCCCACCGTCCGGGTGCCCGTGACTAATCTAGCACGACCACCAACCCATACGTCGTATCGACAACTGAACGATCGACGAAGCACTTCAAAGGAGGGAAACATGAGCACGACACATACGATCGGAACGCGCGAACAGTGGCTGGCGGCGCGGCTCGAGCTGCTCAAGGCGGAGAAGGCGCTCACGCGGCAGAGCGACGCGCTGGCGCAGCAACGGCAGGCGCTGCCCTGGGTGCGAATCGACAAGGCGTACCGGTTCGAAACCGCGGCGGGAAGCGCCTCGCTGGCAGACCTGTTCGAAGGACGCTCCCAGCTCCTCGTGTACCACTTCATGTTCGGGCCGGACTACAAGGCGGGCTGCCCGTCGTGCTCGTCGATCGCCGATGGGTTCGACGGCATCGCCGTTCATCTGGCGAATCACGACGTCACGCTGTCGGCCGTGTCGCGGGCGCCGCTCGAGAAGCTGCAGGCGTATCAGCGCCGGATGGGGTGGACGTTCCCCTGGGCGTCATCGGCGGGCAGCGACTTCAACTTCGACTTCAACATTGCGTTCACCGAGGCGCAACAGCGTGAAGGGCGCATCGAATACAACTACGCGCGCGGCGGCCACGCGATGGACGAAACACAGGTCGTCCCGGAACCCGTCGCCCAGTTCGCGGCCACTTGCGGAACCGACGCGGCGACGTTCACGCGAGACAGGCCGGGCTTGAGCGCGTTCGTCCTCGAGGACGGCGTTGTTTATCACACGTATTCCACCTATGCGCGGGGCGTCGACGGCATCTGGGGCATGTACCAGTGGCTCGACCGCGAGCCCAGGGGGCGCAACGAGACGGGCGTCTGGTGGAAGCGTCATGACGAGTACGAAACGCGCTGAGGCGGATCATGGAATACGTCAGCGTCAATGGGGGACGGGAGATGCCGGGACACTCGATCGAAGCGCGCGTTTCGCAGCGGGCGTTCTTCGCCGTCTCGGCGCTGCTCTTCGCCGTCAGCGCGGCGCTGACGATCGCGGGCGCCACCTCCATGTCGGCAATGGGCGAGATGCCGATGCCCGGCGGCTGGACGATGTCGGCGGCGTGGATGCGGATGTGCGGGCAGACGTGGCCCGCTGTTGCCGCGTCGTTCCTCGGCATGTGGGTCGTGATGATGGTCGCGATGATGCTGCCCTCTCTCGTCCCCATGCTGTGGCGCTATCGCGAGGCCGTCGGCGCAGCAGGCGAGATGCGCCTGGGCTGGCTGACGATGCTGGCGGGCGTGGGGTATTTCTTTGTATGGACCGCGCTGGGCATGGCCGCATTTCCGCTGGGCGTCGCGCTGGCGGCGCTCGAGATGGAAATGCCGGCGTTGGCGCGCGCCGTTCCGCTTGCGGTCGGCGTGATCGTGCTGAGCGCCGGGGCGCTGCAGTTCACTGCGTGGAAGGCGCGCCACCTTGCCTGCTGCCGCGCGACACCAGGGCGCTGCCTTAAGTTACCCAGGTTGCCCGCATTGCCCGCGGACGCCGCCACGGCATGGCGGTACGGCCTGCGTCTGGGTCTTCACTGCAGCTACTGCTGTGCCGGCCTGACGATGGTCCTGCTCGTAGCCGGCGTCATGGATTTGCGTGTGATGGCGGTCGTGAAGGCGGCTATTACCGTCGAACGTCTTGCGCCGGGTGGCGAGCGGATGGCGCGCATCGTTGGGGTCGGCGTCGTCGGTGCAGGGGTGCTGTTGATCGCGCGAGCCGTGGGGTTGGGATGAGGCTTAGAGGGAAATGAAAGGGCGCGGCTGATAACAGCACGCGCCCTTGATGTGATGATCGCTGCCTGATTCCCTTACTCGCGGACACGTTCAGTCGAAATCGAACATGTCGAAAAGCGAGCGCTTCTTCTTGTGCCCGCGATAATCCGTTCGGTGATTGTCGTACGTGCGGTTGTTGTCGTACGCATGGTCGCGATGGCGGTCACGATCACGGTCACGATCCGGATGGCCGTCCCGGCTCGTGCGTGCTGCGGTGCTCGCCGACGTGTCGTCGCTCCCTGCGTCCTGAGCAATCAGTTTGTCGAGTTCGCCGCGATCGAGCCATATGCCTCGGCAGACCGGGCAGTAGTCGATTTCGATCGAGCGGCGCTCGGTCATCAGCAAGTCAGTGGTCTTGCAAACGGGACATTTCATTTCGTTGCTCCTCAAGGGTAAAAACACTTCCAGCGTTCAACCTGGCACGCCGTCGATAGCGGGGAAAACGATCGGGTGGCGTGACCTCGCACAAACATGTCGAACTGCTCTTTTCACGGGTGGCGCGTAACACGGGTGCTCATTGCTCCACGCCAAGGGCACGCTTCGAATTCGCCCGGCGCACGAGCATGTTCAGTGCTTCGACGAACGCGGAGAACGCCATCGCCGCGTAGATGTAAGCCTTCGGCACGTGCGAACCAAAGCCTTCCGCGATGAGCGTCATG
This genomic stretch from Paraburkholderia caffeinilytica harbors:
- the oxc gene encoding oxalyl-CoA decarboxylase — protein: MAEADRQTAGDTPQQQTAETTDGFHLVIDALKLNDIDTIFGLVGIPITDLARLAQAEGMRFIGFRHEQHAGNAAAISGFMTQKPGICLTVSAPGFLNGLTALANATTNCFPMILISGSSEREIVDLQQGDYEEMDQLNAARPYAKAAYRVLHAEDIGIGVARAIRAAVSGRPGGVYLDLPAKLLAQTLDAVKAQQSLVKVVDAAPRQLPAPDSVKRAIDVLKSAKRPLILLGKGAAYAQADAEIRAFVEQSGIPYLPMSMAKGLLPDTHEQSASAARSFVLQEADAVVLIGARLNWLLSHGKGKTWGAEPKKFVQVDISPTEIDSNVAIAAPVIGDIGSCVAALRAGLDASYAKPGAEWIGAIAERKNKNLAKMAATLDKNPSPMNFHSALRAIRDVLKTRPDINVVNEGANTLDYARSIIDMYEPRKRFDSGTWGIMGIGMGFAIGAAVTSGKPVVAIEGDSAFGFSGMELETICRYDLPVCTIVFNNNGVYRGTDVNPTGGKDVAPTVFVKGARYDRMIEAFGGVGHHATTPEELTKALLEAIASGKPTLINAVIDEAAGTESGRLTNLNPQSAAMKK
- the oxlT gene encoding oxalate/formate MFS antiporter — encoded protein: MGHSNASGTGSTPFRQNRWIQLAIGIVCMGLVANLQYAWTLFVVPMDNAHHWGQAAIQTAFTVFIVTETWLVPIEGWLVDKFGPRPVVIGGSVCAALGWIIDAHASSLVELYVAAVIAGIGAGCVYGTCVGTALKWFPDKRGLAAGLTAAGFGAGAAVTVIPIANMIQRSGYEHTFMFFGIFQGVCILLLATMLVRPNPPAFAVAAKRVVASKIDYTPGEMIRSPLFWVLYLMFVFVAAGGIIATAQLGPIAKEFGFAKLPVNLMGITLPLLTMTLSIDNLCNGFTRPLCGFLSDRIGRENTMFMIFLGEGVALLGLMQFGHNPYAFMFFAAAVFLCWGEIFSIFPATCADTFGSKYAAANAGTLYTAKGTASMLVPIASVLSANGGWSTVFISAAVISIAAAVSAKFVLAPMRKRWIENSGARASVIIAEARLQPSSGGSPE
- the glnQ gene encoding glutamine ABC transporter ATP-binding protein GlnQ produces the protein MSMVEFQSVSKSFGHVPVLKNIDLRIENGEVVVIVGPSGSGKSTLLRCINALEKISGGELLVDGLSVKGNASDIRGIRLEAGMVFQQFNLFPQMTALENVMFGPIEVRGATRAEARDQAMALLDKVGLESRANHYPSELSGGQQQRVAIARALAIKPKLMLFDEPTSALDPELRHEVLKVMQDLAMEGMTMIVVTHEIGFAKRVGTRLLFMDNGGIAEDGDPAMLIDNPPTQRLRDFLKHVA
- the glnP gene encoding glutamine ABC transporter permease GlnP, which produces MEFDWSVIWTALPDLMAGVKLTVFIAFVGLAGGFTVGVIAGMFRAYGPLALNVIAQVYIELIRGTPIVVQVMFLYFALPLLAHIRIDGLTAAIIAITVNSGAYLAEVVRGALLSIPKGLMEAGLAMGLSMPRVLLKIVGPLAFRRLIPPLGNQCIVSLKDTSLFIVIGVGELTRQGQEIIAGNFRAVEIWSAVAVIYLVLTGVMTLSLRLVERRMRIL
- the glnH gene encoding glutamine ABC transporter substrate-binding protein GlnH, whose amino-acid sequence is MGRRSFLMSMVAVAMLGTTFAHADTKELVVGTDTSFMPFEFKQGDKYVGFDLDLWAEIAKDQGWKYKIQPMDFSGLIPALQTQNIDVALSGMTIKEERKKAIDFSDPYYDSGLAAMVQTGNTSIKSIDDLNGKVIAAKTGTATIDWIKAHLKPKEIRQFPNIDQAYLALEAGRVDAAMHDTPNVLYFVSTAGKGKVQVAGTPVTGDKYGIGFPKGSPLVAKVNEELTKMKADGRYATLYKKWFGSEPPKS
- a CDS encoding aldo/keto reductase, with product MQHRKLGNSGLDVSAIGLGCMGLSYGYGPATEKSEGIKLIRAAVEQGVTFFDTAEAYGPFFNEELVGEALAPFRDQVVIATKFGFKDGDVSQGLDSRPERIRAVAEASLKRLKTDRIDLFYQHRVDPNVPIEDVAGAVKELIQQGKVKHFGLSEAGAKSIRRAHAVQPVAALQSEYSMWWREPEESVLPTLAELGIGFVPFSPLGKGFLTGAIDANTAFDKTDFRNIVPRFSEENRKANAGLVEVLGRIADGKGATRAQIALAWLLAQKPWIVPIPGTTKLHRLTENVGAAAVELSADDSSAIEAALQAIKVVGDRYPAHLQQRVDR
- a CDS encoding LysR family transcriptional regulator gives rise to the protein MARAGLSELTAFVAIADQRSFRAAARILGVSPSALSHSMRGLEARLAVRLLNRTTRSVALTEAGEQLLRRVRPAIADLEEAVNQVASEHDRPSGSIRISASEASARPLIRHVLPDFLTAYPDIHVEFVVDTRLVDIVADGFDAGIRVYNDVPRDMIAVRFGGDMRFAAVASPDYLAHHVPPKAPHDLMQHRCIRFRFDSGALYRWDLEYRGKSASIDVAGPMTLGNLNLMIEAALAGIGIAWVPEDHVSEHLESGRLIHVLPEWSPTFPGLSLYYPANRHPPTALRLFAQAVRDWASRG
- a CDS encoding glutaminyl-peptide cyclotransferase: MNKSAAKIEREYGPFPGVNNVGGVTYDGQRVWIAAGDKLNAFDPASGETLRSFDVAAQAGTAFDGQHLYQIANDLIQKIDPDTGRVLGTIPAPGGGGDSGLAWAEGTLWVGRYRDRKIHQIDPQTGAILRTIESNRFVTGVTWSDGELWHGTWEDDASELRRVDPGTGEVLESLEMPPGLIVSGLEADGGDQFFCGGGNSGKVRVVRRPARGAERPVETANE